In one Desulfoferula mesophila genomic region, the following are encoded:
- a CDS encoding DUF1638 domain-containing protein, translating to MPFEHQIITCRALAPVVAGLLGGDEAITQLDIALHLQPERLRQVLMQTVADLEHEGGTILMGYGLCGRALEGVQSQKSTLVLPKVDDCVGMLLGSRDRHRQVLNQHPGSYFLDPRWLDTELNIFDQIKKGLDHIPQERRAQLLKVALKHYDRLVLLDGEESDPEAEERCRHLAQAHDMGFARLTKELGLLDKLLHGPWDGPEFIVAPPGTPIPMF from the coding sequence ATGCCTTTTGAGCACCAAATAATTACTTGTCGGGCCTTGGCCCCGGTGGTGGCCGGGCTCTTGGGCGGCGACGAAGCCATCACCCAGTTGGACATCGCCCTGCACCTGCAACCCGAACGGCTGCGCCAGGTGTTGATGCAAACCGTGGCCGATCTGGAGCACGAGGGCGGGACCATCCTCATGGGCTATGGCTTGTGCGGCCGCGCCTTGGAAGGAGTGCAATCGCAAAAGAGCACCCTGGTTCTGCCCAAGGTGGACGACTGCGTGGGCATGCTCCTGGGTTCGCGCGACCGGCACCGGCAGGTCCTGAACCAACACCCCGGCAGCTACTTCCTGGACCCGCGCTGGCTCGACACCGAGCTGAACATCTTTGATCAGATCAAAAAGGGCCTGGACCATATTCCCCAAGAGCGGCGCGCGCAACTGCTCAAGGTGGCCCTGAAGCACTACGATCGTCTGGTGCTCTTGGACGGCGAAGAATCCGACCCCGAGGCCGAAGAGCGCTGTCGCCATCTGGCCCAGGCCCACGACATGGGCTTCGCCCGCCTGACCAAGGAGTTGGGGCTATTGGATAAATTGCTGCATGGGCCATGGGACGGGCCGGAGTTCATCGTGGCCCCGCCCGGCACTCCCATCCCCATGTTCTAG
- a CDS encoding cobalamin B12-binding domain-containing protein translates to MADLKDLFTAVVEMQEDTAMELTNKYLDEGVPALDIFNCYQEALEEIGKRFEKQLYFIPELIMSGEMMKAASEILKPHLSEETSASGGQKKLGKVLMATVQGDIHDIGKNIASMMLDLNGLEVKDIGVDVPAETIIAEAQAFGADVIGLSGLLTLAFDPMKAVVDKLEEQGLRDKIKVLIGGGQMDEQVCNYVGADAYVTDAVVGVNYIKGWLS, encoded by the coding sequence ATGGCTGATTTGAAGGATCTATTCACCGCGGTGGTGGAAATGCAAGAAGACACCGCCATGGAATTGACCAACAAATACCTGGACGAGGGCGTCCCGGCGTTGGACATATTCAACTGCTACCAGGAAGCATTGGAGGAGATCGGCAAGCGCTTTGAAAAGCAGCTTTACTTCATCCCCGAGCTGATCATGTCCGGCGAGATGATGAAGGCCGCCTCGGAGATTCTCAAGCCCCATTTGTCCGAGGAGACCTCGGCCAGTGGCGGTCAGAAGAAGCTGGGCAAGGTGCTCATGGCCACCGTGCAGGGCGACATCCACGACATCGGCAAGAACATCGCCTCCATGATGCTCGACTTGAACGGCCTGGAGGTCAAGGACATCGGGGTGGACGTGCCGGCCGAAACCATCATTGCCGAGGCCCAGGCTTTCGGCGCCGACGTAATCGGCCTCAGCGGCCTGTTGACCCTGGCCTTCGACCCCATGAAGGCGGTGGTGGACAAGCTCGAGGAGCAGGGCCTCAGGGACAAGATCAAGGTGCTCATCGGCGGCGGCCAGATGGACGAGCAGGTGTGCAACTACGTGGGCGCCGACGCCTACGTCACCGACGCCGTGGTGGGCGTCAACTACATCAAGGGCTGGCTGAGCTAA
- a CDS encoding uroporphyrinogen decarboxylase family protein, translated as MFEGFDKLTSIERQDAFLDMWVSADGIEFAGEEAKAAYKERAGLVASALKIDQGIKRVPIMPLTTFAPTMLAGVSGRDAMYDPDKAGQAYVDFCNKYQPDTAGAAPMLGCGQALDTLDYHLYKWPGHGVAENLSYQFNEKEYMKAEEYDHLINDPTDFWLRSWIPKTMGALAPLADLQPVYGSMELPMLSPWLISLGTPPVQEAMQALLKAGKQYFEWINAMGAYMAQIMAAGFPFGAGGATKAPFDTLSDSFRGTTSLMMDMYRRPEKVLEAVERLVPPMIKNGVDGAVANGNPLVFIPLHKGADGFMSDEQFQKFYWPTLKEVMYGLADAGCVPCCFVEGAYNQRLEYLADTSDIRSMYLFDRTDMAKAREVLGGKVCIAGGFPISLILTGTPEQVKEATKKLIDDAAGDKGYMLSIGCAMDEAKDATMQAFIEAGKHYGKY; from the coding sequence ATGTTTGAAGGATTCGACAAACTCACGTCCATCGAGCGTCAGGACGCCTTTTTGGACATGTGGGTCTCGGCGGACGGCATCGAGTTCGCCGGCGAGGAGGCCAAGGCCGCCTATAAGGAGCGCGCCGGACTGGTGGCTTCGGCCCTTAAAATCGATCAGGGCATCAAGCGGGTGCCCATCATGCCCCTGACCACCTTCGCCCCCACCATGCTGGCCGGGGTCAGCGGCCGCGACGCCATGTACGACCCGGACAAGGCGGGCCAGGCCTACGTGGATTTCTGCAACAAGTACCAGCCCGACACCGCCGGCGCCGCCCCCATGCTGGGTTGCGGTCAGGCCCTGGACACCCTGGACTACCACCTGTACAAGTGGCCGGGCCACGGAGTGGCCGAAAACCTCTCCTACCAGTTCAACGAAAAAGAGTACATGAAGGCCGAGGAGTACGATCACCTGATCAACGACCCCACGGACTTCTGGCTGCGCTCCTGGATTCCCAAGACCATGGGCGCCCTGGCCCCCCTGGCCGACCTGCAGCCGGTATACGGCAGCATGGAGCTGCCCATGCTCAGCCCATGGCTCATCTCCCTGGGCACCCCGCCGGTGCAGGAGGCCATGCAGGCCCTGCTCAAGGCCGGTAAGCAGTACTTCGAGTGGATCAACGCCATGGGCGCCTACATGGCCCAAATCATGGCCGCGGGCTTCCCCTTCGGGGCGGGCGGCGCCACCAAGGCCCCCTTCGACACCCTCAGCGACTCCTTCCGCGGCACCACCTCCCTGATGATGGACATGTACCGGCGCCCCGAAAAGGTGCTGGAAGCGGTGGAGCGCCTGGTGCCGCCCATGATCAAAAACGGCGTGGACGGCGCGGTGGCCAACGGCAACCCCCTGGTGTTCATCCCCCTGCACAAGGGTGCCGACGGCTTCATGTCCGACGAGCAGTTCCAGAAGTTCTACTGGCCCACCTTGAAGGAGGTCATGTACGGGCTGGCCGACGCCGGCTGCGTGCCTTGTTGCTTCGTGGAGGGCGCCTACAACCAGCGCCTGGAATACCTGGCCGACACCAGCGACATCCGCAGCATGTACCTGTTCGACCGCACCGACATGGCCAAGGCCCGCGAAGTTTTGGGCGGCAAGGTGTGCATCGCCGGCGGCTTCCCCATTTCCCTGATCCTCACCGGCACCCCGGAGCAGGTCAAGGAAGCGACCAAGAAGCTCATCGACGACGCGGCCGGCGACAAGGGCTACATGCTCAGCATCGGCTGCGCCATGGACGAGGCCAAGGACGCCACCATGCAGGCCTTCATAGAGGCCGGCAAACATTACGGCAAGTACTAG
- a CDS encoding alpha/beta fold hydrolase, whose amino-acid sequence MWPSTWQAESVGLATPDAAFDPNLPDLLCVHGSGGRGAEFLPLLESLVGAANGAGIDLPGHGDTPGPGRERVEDYVAWLAERLEQGRRRPVVLGNSLGGAIALGLALERPELIGGIVLWGTGARLRVLPKILEGLAKDFQPTVAFLAQMAYAEVTDPQRKETGRWAMARTAPAVLLGDYTACDRFDVMERLGEIDLPCLVVCGDGDRLTPLKYSQYLTEHIKGARLAVIPGAGHLIHEEQPSAGAKVLAEFLATL is encoded by the coding sequence ATGTGGCCTTCCACCTGGCAAGCTGAATCCGTGGGCCTGGCTACGCCGGACGCGGCCTTTGACCCCAACCTGCCCGATCTGCTGTGCGTGCACGGCTCCGGGGGGCGGGGGGCGGAGTTTCTGCCCCTGCTGGAGAGCCTGGTGGGCGCGGCCAACGGCGCGGGCATAGACCTGCCCGGCCACGGCGACACCCCCGGTCCGGGACGGGAGCGGGTGGAGGACTACGTGGCCTGGCTGGCTGAGCGCCTGGAGCAGGGCCGACGGCGGCCGGTGGTGCTGGGAAACTCCCTGGGCGGGGCCATCGCCCTGGGCCTGGCCCTGGAGCGGCCGGAGCTGATCGGCGGCATCGTGCTCTGGGGCACCGGGGCCCGCCTGCGGGTGCTGCCCAAGATCCTGGAAGGCCTGGCCAAGGATTTCCAGCCCACGGTGGCCTTCCTGGCCCAGATGGCCTACGCCGAGGTCACCGACCCCCAGCGCAAGGAGACGGGCCGCTGGGCCATGGCCCGGACCGCGCCGGCCGTGCTTCTGGGCGACTACACCGCTTGCGACCGTTTCGACGTTATGGAGCGCCTGGGCGAGATCGACTTGCCCTGTCTGGTGGTGTGCGGCGACGGCGACAGGCTCACCCCCCTCAAGTACAGCCAGTACCTGACCGAGCACATCAAGGGCGCCCGCCTGGCGGTGATACCCGGCGCGGGCCACCTGATCCACGAGGAGCAGCCCTCGGCCGGGGCCAAGGTATTGGCCGAGTTTTTGGCCACCCTGTAA
- a CDS encoding ASKHA domain-containing protein: MSAPAKLNVVFKPSGQSASVPRGTLITEAMLQAGIFLPLDCGGKGTCGRCLVSVRGEVSPPNQAEERLLDSEQLAGGWRLACQTQVLGSLEVAVPDTHESADSSWRIDQGDLEPVPMGSPVITAVECQAPEPTLQDPRGDLRRVLETLGEHEESPASRADLATAAGITRAAREHAWSLSLYQRGEELVGVAGPGQGPLGLAVDLGSTKLAAYLVDLATGEIIASRGRLNPQVAFGADVVTRLQLAISQPKEGRRLTDLVRRALNGLAQDLAAAVGADTGRIAEMSLVGNSAMTHLLLGLPLEQLGAPPFVACLDQAVDVKARELGLSLAPGAYVHLPPLVGGFVGADNVAMIMGADLDRPGPCRLGLDIGTNTEVVVTAPGHRHPLFIASAPSGPTFEGAHLSSGMRAMTGAISQVRLTAEQEPVCTTIDGSDPAGVCGSGIIDAVAEMLRAGVINSRGHLDRSLPQVRRDGRNISYVLVPAERSATGQDIVVTQADISQVQLAKAAICAAAATLLSLAGLEPSDLSEVVLAGSFGSHIDVDTAKRIGLIPAVAGAKYAQVGNAAGRGAQQVLNNLEARQRAAEIPAKARYVELSGEPLFNTLFARSLAFPEDGD; encoded by the coding sequence TTGAGCGCTCCAGCCAAGTTAAACGTCGTATTCAAGCCTTCGGGGCAGAGCGCCTCGGTGCCCCGGGGCACCCTCATCACCGAGGCCATGCTCCAAGCGGGCATCTTTTTGCCCCTGGATTGCGGAGGCAAGGGCACCTGCGGCCGTTGTCTGGTGTCGGTGCGGGGCGAGGTGTCGCCGCCCAACCAGGCGGAGGAGCGCCTGCTGGATTCGGAGCAGTTGGCCGGGGGCTGGCGTCTGGCCTGCCAGACCCAGGTTTTGGGCTCGCTGGAAGTCGCGGTGCCCGACACCCACGAGAGCGCCGACAGCAGTTGGCGCATCGACCAGGGCGATCTGGAGCCCGTACCCATGGGCAGCCCGGTGATCACCGCCGTGGAGTGCCAAGCGCCCGAGCCCACCCTGCAAGACCCTCGGGGCGACCTGCGCCGGGTGCTGGAGACGTTGGGCGAGCACGAGGAGTCGCCCGCTTCCCGGGCCGATCTGGCCACCGCCGCCGGGATCACCCGCGCGGCCCGCGAGCATGCCTGGAGCCTGAGCCTGTATCAACGCGGCGAGGAATTGGTGGGCGTGGCCGGGCCGGGCCAAGGCCCCTTGGGCCTGGCCGTGGACCTGGGCTCCACCAAGCTGGCCGCCTATTTGGTGGACCTGGCCACCGGCGAAATCATCGCCTCCCGGGGACGCCTCAACCCCCAGGTCGCCTTCGGGGCCGACGTGGTCACCCGCTTGCAGCTGGCCATTAGCCAGCCCAAGGAGGGGAGACGGCTCACCGACCTGGTGCGCCGCGCCCTGAACGGCCTGGCCCAGGACCTGGCCGCCGCGGTGGGGGCCGATACCGGCCGCATAGCCGAGATGAGCCTGGTGGGCAACAGCGCCATGACCCACCTGCTGCTGGGCCTGCCCCTGGAGCAGCTGGGCGCGCCGCCCTTTGTGGCCTGCCTGGATCAAGCGGTGGACGTCAAGGCGAGGGAGCTGGGCCTGAGCCTGGCCCCCGGGGCCTACGTGCACCTGCCTCCCCTGGTGGGCGGTTTCGTGGGCGCGGACAACGTGGCCATGATCATGGGCGCGGACCTGGACCGGCCCGGCCCCTGCCGCCTGGGCCTGGACATCGGCACCAACACCGAGGTGGTGGTGACCGCGCCGGGCCACCGCCATCCCCTGTTCATCGCCTCGGCCCCCTCGGGCCCCACCTTCGAGGGCGCCCACCTCAGCTCGGGCATGCGGGCCATGACCGGGGCCATCTCCCAGGTGCGCCTTACGGCGGAGCAGGAGCCGGTGTGCACCACCATCGACGGATCCGATCCCGCCGGGGTGTGCGGTTCGGGCATCATCGACGCGGTGGCCGAGATGCTCCGGGCCGGGGTCATCAACTCCCGGGGCCACCTGGACCGCTCACTGCCCCAGGTACGCCGCGACGGCCGCAACATCAGCTACGTGCTGGTGCCGGCCGAGCGCTCGGCCACGGGCCAGGACATCGTGGTCACCCAGGCGGACATCAGCCAGGTGCAGCTGGCCAAGGCGGCCATCTGCGCGGCCGCCGCCACCCTGCTCTCCCTGGCCGGGCTGGAGCCTTCCGATCTTTCCGAGGTGGTGCTGGCCGGTTCCTTTGGCAGCCACATCGACGTGGACACCGCCAAGCGCATCGGCCTGATCCCCGCCGTGGCCGGGGCCAAGTACGCCCAGGTGGGCAATGCGGCGGGCCGGGGGGCCCAACAGGTGCTCAACAACCTGGAGGCCCGGCAACGGGCCGCCGAGATCCCGGCCAAGGCCCGTTACGTGGAGCTATCCGGCGAACCGCTGTTCAACACGCTGTTCGCCCGTAGCCTGGCTTTTCCGGAGGACGGGGACTGA
- a CDS encoding ABC transporter ATP-binding protein — MDRTQAALSIANIYTAYDRADVLEDLSLEVAPGSITCLLGSNGSGKTSLIRSILGLTPCRAGKITLYGQDITRLATHKIVRLGVASIPEGRKVFPAMTVEENLRLGGYQEDDKAVVAQRLEKVYEVFPRLSERAGQLAGTMSGGEQAMVSIGRGLMGAPKLMIVDEPSLGLSPLLVKENFRIIRQINDQGITVFLVEQNVRQTLAIAHYGYVLSKGRVVAQGSAQSLRDNSEVQEAYFG, encoded by the coding sequence ATGGACCGGACGCAAGCCGCCCTGAGCATCGCCAACATCTACACGGCCTACGACCGGGCCGACGTGCTGGAGGATCTCTCCCTGGAGGTGGCCCCCGGTTCCATCACCTGCCTCTTGGGTTCCAACGGCTCGGGCAAGACCAGCCTGATCCGCTCCATCCTGGGCCTCACTCCCTGCCGGGCGGGCAAGATCACCCTCTACGGCCAAGACATCACCCGCCTGGCCACCCACAAGATCGTGCGCCTGGGCGTGGCCAGCATTCCCGAGGGGCGCAAGGTGTTTCCAGCCATGACCGTGGAGGAGAACCTGAGGCTGGGGGGCTATCAGGAGGACGACAAGGCGGTGGTCGCCCAGCGCCTGGAAAAGGTCTACGAGGTGTTTCCGCGCCTTTCCGAGCGGGCGGGCCAGCTGGCGGGCACCATGTCCGGCGGCGAGCAGGCCATGGTCTCCATCGGCCGGGGCCTCATGGGAGCGCCCAAGCTGATGATCGTGGACGAGCCCTCCCTGGGGCTGTCGCCCCTATTGGTCAAGGAGAACTTCCGCATCATCCGCCAGATCAACGACCAGGGCATCACCGTGTTCCTGGTTGAGCAAAACGTGCGCCAGACCCTGGCCATAGCCCATTACGGCTACGTCCTTTCCAAGGGGCGGGTGGTGGCCCAGGGCAGCGCTCAATCCCTTCGAGACAATAGCGAGGTGCAGGAGGCCTACTTCGGCTGA
- a CDS encoding dihydropteroate synthase, which yields MIIIGEKINGTRKKVSAAIRERDAQFIKDLAQSQVEAGSNYLDVNAGTSPEREPEDMAWLVNTIQEATEAPLCLDSANPAALKAGLELVNKTPIINSVSGEKPRIENVLPLALEHKTGLILLALDDQVGIADTAAERMEIVHRLVGLAKDGGLAEEQLFVDPLVTAISTGTDNALVTYDSIAQTRAAYPKAHITCGLSNISFGMPLRSLINQTFMAMCIQVGLDSAIIDPNDRNLMSVLLASEMLMGKDKYCQNFSRAYRSGRIGPKND from the coding sequence ATGATAATCATCGGCGAAAAGATAAACGGCACCCGCAAAAAGGTAAGCGCGGCCATAAGAGAGCGTGACGCCCAGTTCATCAAGGACTTGGCCCAGAGCCAGGTGGAGGCGGGCAGCAACTACCTGGACGTGAACGCCGGCACCTCCCCCGAGCGCGAGCCCGAGGACATGGCCTGGCTGGTGAACACCATCCAAGAGGCCACCGAGGCGCCCCTTTGTTTGGACAGCGCCAACCCCGCGGCCCTCAAGGCCGGGCTGGAACTGGTCAACAAAACCCCCATCATCAACTCGGTCAGCGGGGAGAAGCCCCGCATCGAAAACGTCCTGCCCCTGGCCCTGGAACACAAGACCGGCCTGATCCTCCTGGCCCTGGACGACCAGGTGGGCATCGCCGACACCGCGGCCGAGCGCATGGAGATCGTGCACCGGCTGGTGGGCCTGGCCAAGGACGGCGGATTGGCCGAAGAGCAGCTTTTCGTGGACCCGTTGGTAACGGCCATCAGCACGGGCACCGACAACGCCCTGGTGACCTACGACAGCATCGCGCAGACCCGCGCGGCATATCCCAAGGCGCACATCACCTGCGGACTGAGCAACATATCCTTTGGCATGCCTCTGCGCTCCTTGATCAACCAGACTTTCATGGCCATGTGCATCCAGGTGGGCCTCGACAGCGCCATCATCGACCCCAACGACCGCAACCTGATGAGCGTGTTGTTGGCCTCGGAGATGCTCATGGGCAAGGACAAGTACTGCCAAAATTTCAGCCGGGCCTATCGCTCCGGCCGTATCGGACCGAAAAACGACTAG
- a CDS encoding M20 family metallopeptidase, translated as MPDPVKIATDLICLDTINPPGGEEAAARYLGDLLAQRGLATEYYQLEPHRSGLVATLAGTGGRPALVFTGHLDTVPLGNAAWSFGPHCGEVKDGRLLGRGASDMKSGVAAMAAAAAALAEEWAGEADLVFVFTAAEETGCQGAEQMAAGGKLPAQAGALLVAEPTNNVPFLGHKGALWLEATARGKSAHGSMPDMGDNAIYKAARAAAGLEQLFAEAPAHTQLGKPTVNVGTFHGGSKINMVPDQAVFQVDLRTVPGVEHDELFARVAGQLGPDIALERLIDLPGFLTPAEEPWAARVLALLEREQGRPPQPGYVNYFTDASVLRPALGNPPTVILGPGLPGQAHQTNEFCETAKIVEAAGLYLALAREWQGR; from the coding sequence ATGCCCGACCCGGTAAAGATCGCCACCGACCTGATTTGCCTGGACACCATCAATCCCCCCGGCGGGGAGGAGGCCGCGGCCCGTTATCTGGGCGACCTGCTGGCCCAGCGCGGGCTGGCCACCGAGTATTACCAGCTGGAGCCCCATAGGTCCGGTTTGGTGGCCACGCTGGCCGGCACGGGAGGCCGCCCGGCCCTGGTGTTCACCGGCCACCTGGACACGGTGCCCCTGGGCAACGCGGCCTGGAGCTTCGGGCCCCATTGCGGCGAGGTGAAGGACGGCCGCCTGTTGGGCCGCGGCGCCTCGGACATGAAGAGCGGGGTGGCGGCCATGGCCGCCGCGGCCGCCGCCCTGGCCGAGGAGTGGGCGGGCGAGGCCGACCTGGTGTTCGTGTTCACCGCCGCCGAGGAGACCGGCTGTCAGGGGGCCGAGCAGATGGCCGCCGGCGGCAAGCTGCCCGCCCAGGCCGGGGCTCTTTTGGTGGCCGAGCCCACCAACAACGTGCCCTTCCTGGGGCACAAGGGCGCCCTGTGGCTGGAGGCCACGGCCAGGGGCAAATCGGCCCACGGCTCCATGCCCGACATGGGCGACAACGCCATCTACAAGGCGGCCCGGGCCGCCGCCGGGTTGGAGCAGCTATTCGCCGAGGCCCCGGCCCATACCCAGTTGGGCAAGCCCACGGTGAACGTGGGCACCTTCCACGGGGGCAGCAAGATCAACATGGTGCCCGACCAGGCGGTGTTCCAGGTGGACCTGCGCACCGTGCCCGGCGTGGAGCACGACGAACTGTTCGCGCGGGTGGCCGGCCAATTGGGCCCGGACATCGCCCTCGAGCGCCTCATCGACCTGCCCGGCTTCCTCACCCCGGCCGAGGAGCCCTGGGCCGCCCGGGTGCTGGCCCTGCTGGAGCGCGAGCAGGGCAGGCCTCCCCAGCCGGGATATGTCAACTACTTCACCGACGCCTCGGTGTTGCGGCCCGCCCTGGGCAACCCGCCCACGGTGATCCTGGGCCCGGGCCTGCCCGGCCAGGCCCACCAGACCAACGAGTTCTGCGAGACGGCCAAGATCGTCGAGGCCGCCGGGCTGTACCTGGCCCTGGCCCGCGAATGGCAGGGCCGCTAG
- a CDS encoding GntR family transcriptional regulator: MKADSKKGPNGVSAPLVVAKAIDKSSRMPAYAQMADILRSSISQGEYPPGARLPAESALAKAYGVSAMTARQAVSVLEEEGLVRRVQGSGTYVRKVGVAASNFGLEALGGILADRDNLQVRIVKAAVKKTPGVEKEVLGLKPNEPVIVVERVISHRNEPFTLHISYTSFDPTSPTVESMLDTVVLTGLIFQEGYSKFKRGALRLMPALLDAREAGLLKLPEGAPVFKLEHLFYDFDNRPTAFGWFLVSHEKMPLLSKVGVWDE; this comes from the coding sequence TTGAAAGCGGATTCTAAAAAGGGCCCCAACGGCGTGAGCGCCCCCCTGGTGGTCGCCAAGGCCATCGACAAAAGCTCGCGCATGCCCGCCTACGCCCAGATGGCCGACATCCTGCGCTCCAGCATCTCCCAAGGCGAATATCCCCCCGGCGCCAGGCTCCCCGCCGAGTCGGCCCTGGCCAAGGCCTACGGAGTGAGCGCCATGACCGCCCGTCAGGCGGTGAGCGTGCTGGAAGAGGAAGGGCTGGTGCGCCGGGTCCAGGGCAGCGGCACCTACGTGCGCAAGGTGGGCGTGGCGGCCAGCAACTTCGGCCTGGAGGCCCTGGGCGGCATTCTGGCGGACCGGGACAACCTCCAGGTGCGCATCGTCAAGGCCGCGGTGAAGAAGACGCCGGGGGTGGAAAAGGAAGTCTTGGGCCTGAAGCCCAACGAGCCGGTAATCGTGGTGGAAAGGGTGATTTCCCACCGCAACGAGCCCTTCACGCTGCATATTTCCTACACCAGCTTCGATCCCACCTCGCCCACCGTGGAGTCCATGCTGGACACCGTGGTGCTTACCGGGCTCATCTTCCAAGAGGGCTATTCCAAATTCAAACGGGGAGCCCTGCGCCTGATGCCCGCCCTGTTGGACGCCCGGGAGGCCGGGCTGTTGAAGTTGCCGGAGGGCGCGCCGGTTTTCAAGTTGGAGCATCTTTTCTACGACTTTGACAACCGGCCCACCGCTTTTGGCTGGTTCCTGGTAAGCCACGAAAAAATGCCCCTTTTAAGCAAGGTAGGAGTCTGGGATGAATGA
- a CDS encoding cobalamin B12-binding domain-containing protein, whose product MNDVPERRELEPRLERLVTMVTQLREEDCLAELQKMLDQGVDPKILLECFMEGMRRIGAEFEAGNYFIAALIMAGEIMRSAMELLSPYLASDQTEAQGGTIVLGTIQGDIHDLGKNLFALLLQCHGFKVVDLGVDVPGEEFLRKALETGPEVVGISCVLTTSVENLKEAVALLKRELPQPQPAIVIGGTCLDEQMARYVGSALWASDAAAGLKICQKVLREPAPGGGVIAFQD is encoded by the coding sequence ATGAATGACGTGCCCGAGCGCCGGGAGCTTGAACCGCGGCTTGAGCGGCTGGTAACCATGGTTACGCAGTTGCGCGAGGAAGACTGCCTTGCCGAGTTGCAGAAAATGCTGGACCAGGGGGTGGATCCCAAGATCCTTCTGGAATGCTTCATGGAGGGCATGCGCCGCATCGGCGCGGAATTCGAGGCGGGCAACTATTTCATCGCCGCGCTGATCATGGCCGGGGAGATCATGCGCTCGGCCATGGAGTTATTGAGCCCCTATCTGGCCTCCGATCAAACGGAAGCCCAAGGGGGGACCATCGTCCTGGGCACCATCCAGGGCGATATCCACGACCTGGGCAAGAACCTCTTCGCCCTGCTGCTCCAGTGCCACGGGTTCAAGGTCGTCGACCTGGGGGTGGACGTGCCCGGTGAGGAGTTTCTGCGCAAGGCCTTGGAGACGGGGCCCGAGGTGGTGGGCATAAGCTGCGTTTTGACCACCAGCGTGGAGAACCTCAAAGAGGCGGTGGCCCTTTTGAAGCGCGAGTTGCCCCAGCCCCAGCCGGCCATCGTGATCGGGGGCACCTGCCTGGACGAGCAGATGGCCCGCTACGTGGGCTCGGCCCTGTGGGCCAGCGATGCCGCCGCCGGTTTGAAGATCTGCCAAAAAGTCCTGCGCGAGCCCGCCCCAGGCGGCGGGGTGATCGCCTTTCAGGATTAG
- a CDS encoding ABC transporter ATP-binding protein has translation MEATQSLLSIKGLSKNFGGVRALDGLDLEVRRNRIMGLIGPNGSGKTTFFNVVTGIYPASAGSVVLEGEDITSFSPQRVYRRGVARTFQRSRLLLPLSILDNITLGDHSRVNNGLMFNLFRRKALTREFERSLEKARELIGIFDPELASNIFDPVETLPMISRRRIEICRALIGHPKLLLLDEPSAGMTHDETFRLIDDILEIKEKIEDLTIIIIEHEMTVMERITDHCAVLNFGEKICEGSYQEVAGDPQVQEAYLGVD, from the coding sequence ATGGAAGCAACCCAAAGCCTTCTCAGCATAAAGGGCCTGAGCAAGAACTTCGGCGGGGTGCGCGCCCTGGACGGCCTGGACCTGGAGGTGAGGCGCAACCGCATCATGGGCCTCATCGGGCCCAACGGTTCGGGCAAGACCACCTTCTTCAACGTGGTCACCGGCATCTATCCGGCCAGCGCGGGCAGCGTGGTCTTGGAAGGCGAGGACATAACCAGCTTCTCGCCCCAACGGGTGTACCGCCGGGGGGTGGCCCGCACCTTCCAGCGCTCGCGCCTGCTGCTGCCCCTGTCCATCCTGGACAACATCACCCTGGGCGATCATTCCCGGGTGAACAACGGGCTCATGTTCAACCTGTTCCGGCGAAAAGCCCTGACCCGCGAGTTTGAGCGCAGCCTGGAAAAGGCCCGGGAGCTTATCGGCATCTTCGACCCGGAGTTGGCCTCCAACATTTTCGATCCGGTGGAGACCCTGCCCATGATCTCCCGGCGGCGCATCGAGATCTGCCGGGCGCTGATCGGCCACCCCAAGCTCTTGCTGCTGGACGAACCCTCGGCGGGCATGACCCACGACGAGACTTTCCGGCTCATCGACGACATCCTGGAGATCAAGGAAAAGATCGAGGACTTGACCATAATCATCATCGAGCACGAGATGACGGTGATGGAGCGCATAACCGATCATTGCGCCGTGCTCAACTTCGGCGAGAAGATCTGCGAGGGCAGCTACCAGGAAGTGGCCGGCGACCCGCAGGTGCAAGAAGCCTACCTGGGGGTGGACTGA